In Methylotenera sp. L2L1, the following proteins share a genomic window:
- a CDS encoding HAF repeat-containing PEP-CTERM protein, translating into MSVNYFIYTSTLLGLMISQPVVATPTYEITDLGTLGGNHSYAFGLNDLGQVVGYSYMLGDYVRHAFIYENGKMTDLGTLGGTDSFAYDINNNGQVVGSSYTSSDDIYGHAFQYSNESMRDLGTWGYSDTNLSAINEAGQSVGSAYTQWFSSSSAYLNDNGNFQGLDSLGGRVNGANDINNSGQIVGYSYTADDKEQHATLYNGTDIVDLGTLGGTYSWASGINDSGQIVGAAYLANNDGYHGFIYQDGDMVDIGTLGGRFSGANEVNNHGVVVGYANTLNDDNHAFIYENGIMTDLNALNGIAGTGWTLTDAQDINNRGQIVGYGYNSQWQTRAFLLTPVPEPEVYGMLSAGIGLIGLVLRRRKINQFKLC; encoded by the coding sequence ATGAGTGTTAATTATTTTATCTATACGTCTACTTTGTTGGGATTAATGATATCTCAGCCTGTCGTAGCTACTCCCACATACGAAATCACAGACCTCGGTACGTTAGGGGGTAACCACAGTTATGCATTTGGACTTAACGACTTAGGTCAAGTAGTCGGGTACTCATATATGCTGGGTGATTACGTTAGGCATGCTTTTATTTATGAAAATGGCAAGATGACTGATCTCGGAACACTAGGTGGAACAGATAGCTTTGCTTACGATATCAACAACAATGGTCAGGTTGTAGGAAGCTCGTACACATCAAGTGATGATATATATGGCCACGCATTTCAATATAGCAACGAAAGTATGAGAGATCTAGGTACATGGGGTTATAGCGATACTAACCTCAGTGCCATCAATGAAGCTGGGCAGTCTGTAGGTAGCGCTTACACGCAATGGTTTTCATCATCATCGGCATACCTTAACGATAATGGTAATTTCCAAGGTTTGGATTCTTTGGGCGGCCGTGTAAACGGTGCGAATGATATTAATAATTCCGGTCAGATTGTTGGATATTCATATACAGCAGATGATAAAGAACAGCACGCAACTCTTTACAACGGGACAGATATCGTTGATCTTGGTACTTTAGGAGGCACTTATAGCTGGGCGTCAGGTATTAATGACTCAGGGCAGATTGTAGGCGCCGCTTATTTAGCAAACAATGATGGTTATCATGGTTTTATCTATCAAGACGGCGATATGGTTGATATTGGCACTTTGGGCGGAAGGTTCAGTGGGGCAAATGAAGTCAACAATCATGGCGTTGTTGTTGGTTATGCTAATACTTTAAACGATGATAACCACGCTTTCATTTACGAAAATGGCATCATGACAGACCTTAACGCACTTAATGGTATTGCTGGTACTGGGTGGACATTGACTGACGCACAGGACATAAACAACCGAGGCCAGATTGTAGGCTATGGATATAACTCGCAATGGCAGACGCGCGCTTTTTTATTAACTCCTGTTCCAGAGCCAGAGGTCTACGGTATGTTGTCCGCCGGGATAGGTTTGATCGGTTTGGTTTTACGTCGCCGAAAAATTAATCAGTTTAAATTATGTTAA
- a CDS encoding putative porin, which produces MINFFENEMEVNMARVHQLKAGSNKHGFASSDPSNHTRMTHKTISVAVATLFLSTSMVSASAGERESLEQLRSTTVNLVNLLVEEGVLSKGKADELLKQASQDAAKAKEKDAVITANTQNENAVDSAVEDKMVRVQYVPEIVKKEMKEEIKKEVMAKLNYKAGERLGLPDWLDRFTFEGDLRLRYQADKFAEDNPLTQDFNAANGGTTLSNTTEDQERARVRARLGVKLKVNDWLNGGIRMTTGGLNDPISPNQTQEAASAKYTVSLDRAYMNAQVTPWLNVVGGRFENPFFSTDLVWDPDLAFDGVAASFTPNINDSWSAFATLGAFPLDEIEGSETNLAKGKWMYGSQAGIKWTSANKSSVKFGVALYEFDNVEGVSNGTQGLDDFPPYDATIPVYRTKGNSVFDINRSTTPGAGQTQDEIAKYGLLSKFRNINLTAQLDLATFDPVHITLTGDYARNIGYDKSEILKRIGTAGLTEFGFDKKQVDAYQVRLAVGMPTTFKAHDWQAFVAYKRLEADAVLDAYTDSDFYQSGTNAKGWIIGGSYGLDKNTWLTARWFSADEIKPRVASGNPLSIDVLMLDLNAKF; this is translated from the coding sequence ATGATAAATTTTTTTGAAAATGAAATGGAAGTTAACATGGCACGAGTGCACCAACTCAAGGCTGGCTCAAATAAACATGGGTTTGCCTCTAGTGATCCGTCGAATCATACTCGAATGACGCATAAAACAATTTCTGTAGCGGTTGCTACCCTTTTCTTATCCACATCAATGGTTTCAGCAAGCGCAGGTGAGCGAGAGTCACTTGAGCAATTACGTTCTACTACAGTTAATCTAGTTAACTTACTTGTAGAAGAAGGTGTGTTGAGTAAAGGTAAAGCTGATGAACTGTTAAAGCAGGCGTCACAAGATGCTGCTAAGGCCAAAGAAAAAGATGCTGTGATCACCGCTAACACACAAAACGAAAACGCTGTTGATAGCGCAGTTGAAGACAAAATGGTCAGAGTGCAATATGTCCCTGAAATTGTCAAAAAAGAGATGAAAGAAGAAATTAAAAAAGAAGTCATGGCTAAGCTCAACTACAAGGCTGGTGAGCGCCTTGGTTTGCCTGATTGGCTGGACCGATTTACATTTGAAGGTGATCTCCGCCTGCGTTATCAGGCTGATAAATTTGCAGAAGATAACCCATTAACACAAGATTTTAATGCTGCAAATGGTGGCACTACATTATCAAACACGACAGAAGACCAAGAAAGAGCGCGTGTTCGTGCACGCTTGGGTGTAAAGCTTAAGGTGAATGATTGGTTAAACGGTGGCATAAGAATGACTACTGGTGGTTTGAATGATCCGATATCTCCAAACCAAACGCAAGAAGCCGCCAGTGCTAAGTACACTGTTAGCTTAGATCGTGCATATATGAATGCACAGGTGACACCATGGCTAAATGTAGTAGGTGGTCGCTTTGAGAACCCGTTCTTTTCAACTGATTTAGTTTGGGATCCTGATCTTGCATTTGATGGTGTAGCGGCAAGTTTCACGCCTAATATTAATGATAGCTGGTCTGCGTTTGCTACTTTGGGTGCTTTTCCGCTTGATGAAATTGAAGGGTCGGAAACAAATTTAGCTAAAGGCAAATGGATGTATGGTTCACAAGCTGGTATTAAATGGACGTCGGCGAATAAATCATCCGTTAAATTTGGTGTGGCCTTGTATGAGTTTGATAATGTAGAAGGTGTATCAAATGGTACTCAAGGACTAGATGACTTTCCTCCATATGATGCGACGATTCCTGTTTATCGCACTAAAGGGAACTCTGTATTTGACATTAATCGATCCACCACACCGGGAGCAGGTCAAACACAAGATGAAATAGCAAAATACGGACTACTCTCTAAATTTCGCAATATAAACTTAACTGCTCAATTAGACTTGGCTACGTTTGACCCTGTACATATTACCCTTACAGGGGATTATGCAAGAAATATTGGCTATGACAAAAGTGAGATTCTTAAAAGAATTGGTACTGCAGGCTTGACTGAGTTTGGTTTTGATAAAAAACAAGTAGATGCTTATCAAGTTAGGCTTGCCGTTGGTATGCCAACCACTTTCAAAGCGCATGACTGGCAAGCTTTTGTCGCTTATAAACGATTGGAGGCAGATGCGGTTTTAGATGCCTATACAGATTCAGATTTCTATCAAAGTGGCACCAATGCAAAAGGTTGGATTATTGGCGGTAGTTATGGCTTGGATAAAAATACTTGGTTAACTGCAAGATGGTTTAGTGCAGATGAAATTAAACCTAGAGTTGCATCAGGGAATCCATTATCAATCGATGTATTGATGCTTGACCTTAATGCCAAGTTTTAA
- a CDS encoding TonB C-terminal domain-containing protein, producing MHNVDINQDDEHEPSAKAIWVKRIAIVLVVIIVLASLGYMVKGLFSGSSTGKKAVTTIKLLPDTPPPPPPPPKEPPKEVPKDQPKEVKEVPQPKPEQTPPAEVLKMEGAAGDGPSPFAAGTVNNEYKGGDVGTKIGGGPSKYQFAWYTDLIKNKIEDAMAKDKVLANSAYKVVVKIWIASSGRIERYELVGTSGDSEKDMLLKKALDGMPPLLDSPPNDMPQPVKLRVTARSVG from the coding sequence ATGCATAACGTAGATATCAATCAAGATGATGAGCACGAGCCTAGTGCTAAGGCTATTTGGGTGAAGAGAATAGCGATTGTATTAGTCGTAATAATTGTTCTAGCGTCATTGGGTTACATGGTGAAAGGACTGTTTTCTGGCAGCTCTACCGGTAAAAAGGCAGTCACAACTATTAAGCTATTGCCAGATACACCTCCACCACCACCTCCACCTCCTAAAGAGCCACCCAAGGAGGTGCCAAAAGATCAACCTAAAGAAGTTAAAGAGGTTCCACAGCCTAAACCTGAGCAAACCCCACCAGCTGAAGTACTGAAAATGGAGGGTGCTGCTGGTGATGGGCCAAGCCCCTTTGCCGCAGGCACTGTGAATAACGAATATAAGGGTGGAGATGTAGGTACAAAAATTGGCGGAGGACCTAGTAAGTATCAGTTTGCTTGGTATACCGATTTAATTAAAAACAAAATTGAAGATGCGATGGCAAAAGATAAAGTGCTTGCCAATAGTGCTTACAAAGTAGTGGTCAAGATATGGATAGCATCTAGTGGCCGTATTGAACGATATGAGTTAGTCGGCACTAGTGGTGATTCTGAAAAAGACATGCTGCTTAAAAAAGCACTTGACGGTATGCCGCCACTTTTAGACTCACCCCCAAATGATATGCCTCAACCTGTAAAACTAAGAGTGACAGCACGCTCTGTCGGTTAA
- a CDS encoding ExbD/TolR family protein, translating to MQVQNDAQPYDTINITPMLDLAYVLLVIFILMTTAGVQGLTMNLPKPSNKPSTEKHDVKIVQVQQGGGVLINGVGVSLSELETQLNAARSKDPEFSVMIRGDANAPYAGVISVIDLVTRMEITNVGLVTGKIGT from the coding sequence ATGCAAGTACAAAACGACGCACAACCTTATGACACTATCAATATCACGCCAATGCTTGATTTGGCTTATGTGCTGCTAGTTATTTTTATTTTAATGACAACTGCGGGTGTACAAGGTTTAACCATGAACCTACCTAAGCCTTCTAATAAACCCAGCACTGAAAAGCATGATGTGAAAATCGTGCAGGTACAGCAAGGCGGTGGCGTATTGATAAACGGTGTAGGTGTTAGCCTGAGTGAGCTTGAAACGCAACTTAACGCAGCTAGATCAAAAGACCCTGAGTTTTCAGTCATGATTCGTGGTGATGCAAACGCCCCATACGCAGGCGTTATTAGTGTCATTGATTTAGTGACAAGAATGGAAATTACTAATGTCGGTCTTGTGACTGGAAAGATTGGTACGTAA
- a CDS encoding ExbD/TolR family protein: MSEGVKEENQLYDEINITPMLDLAYVLLVIFIIMTTASVQGVKVETPTTQSTAPLAKPQMRAITITSDGTIYLDAYPVDMTTLEQRLAEMKSGNPELPIVLKADASTHFDKVSEVLGICKKLDITEVGLVTKKQTG; this comes from the coding sequence ATGTCTGAAGGCGTCAAAGAAGAGAATCAGTTATACGACGAGATTAATATCACTCCGATGTTAGATCTCGCGTATGTGCTGTTGGTGATATTTATCATTATGACGACAGCATCTGTGCAAGGTGTAAAAGTTGAAACACCTACCACTCAGTCAACAGCGCCATTAGCTAAACCACAAATGCGGGCAATTACGATTACTAGTGATGGCACTATTTATCTTGATGCTTACCCTGTAGACATGACCACGCTTGAGCAACGGTTGGCTGAAATGAAAAGTGGTAATCCTGAGTTACCGATTGTTTTGAAAGCTGATGCGTCTACACATTTTGATAAGGTTTCTGAAGTGTTAGGGATATGTAAAAAGCTAGACATTACTGAAGTTGGCTTAGTGACTAAAAAGCAGACAGGTTAA
- a CDS encoding DUF2341 domain-containing protein, which produces MKKLLMLLGLMIGLSPLSGFSQWNEDWGSQKKIKVEAKTASAVSDYAVVVRLHSGNFDFLSANIDGSDLRFIAADDKTELKHYIEKYDSANELAVIWVKLPKIDPTDKDAYFSLYSGNEKATASADAKSTWDLNTVAAFNFAEKALFQDSSSTGLVASGEIAVQKAALIGEAAVLTAKPFVIPANPAVKRPAGAGYTWSAWIKPASLPQQATLYNQSDAVVLKIDGLKLSLNVGANNISGGEIKPAAWQHVAFTLDGGKANLFINGVSAGTGDASVVDAASDIKIGDGYTGEMDQLEIANVARSADWLKLTASSQGMDSQLLKIEASEGDEGEEEGEANYIGILIDSLTLDAKIVIAILAVMFAISVWVMWSKAALVSRTDKDNKKFLARFQNAGNDLLSLDKGGKYPHSTLFKLYAAGLREIRKREVAGESLALSGASMDAIKAAIDADLVRETQRQNSSMVLLTIAISGGPFLGLLGTVVGVMITFAAIAEAGDVNVNAIAPGIAAALLATVAGLGVAIPALFGYNYLASRIKNITIAMQIFVDEFVTRTAELYGK; this is translated from the coding sequence ATGAAGAAGTTGTTAATGTTGTTGGGTTTGATGATTGGACTAAGTCCATTATCTGGATTCTCTCAGTGGAATGAAGATTGGGGCTCTCAGAAGAAGATTAAGGTTGAGGCTAAAACTGCCTCCGCAGTTAGCGATTACGCAGTGGTCGTTCGCTTACATTCTGGTAACTTTGATTTTTTAAGTGCCAATATTGATGGTTCCGATTTACGTTTTATTGCTGCAGATGATAAAACTGAATTGAAACACTACATTGAAAAATATGATTCAGCGAATGAGCTTGCTGTCATTTGGGTAAAGCTACCAAAAATTGACCCAACTGATAAAGATGCTTATTTCTCACTATATTCAGGTAACGAAAAAGCAACGGCGAGTGCTGATGCAAAATCAACTTGGGATTTAAATACAGTTGCTGCATTTAACTTTGCAGAGAAGGCACTGTTTCAAGATAGTTCAAGTACCGGTCTTGTGGCAAGTGGCGAGATTGCAGTGCAAAAAGCCGCATTGATAGGTGAGGCTGCAGTTTTGACAGCAAAACCTTTTGTTATTCCCGCTAATCCGGCAGTAAAACGTCCTGCAGGTGCTGGCTACACTTGGTCAGCATGGATTAAACCTGCTAGTTTGCCACAACAAGCTACCCTGTATAACCAAAGTGATGCAGTCGTGCTGAAGATTGATGGCCTTAAGCTAAGCTTAAATGTAGGTGCAAACAATATCTCTGGCGGTGAAATTAAACCAGCTGCCTGGCAACATGTTGCGTTCACTTTAGATGGCGGTAAAGCAAATCTATTTATTAACGGTGTGTCGGCTGGCACAGGCGATGCATCAGTTGTAGATGCTGCATCTGATATCAAAATCGGCGATGGTTACACTGGTGAGATGGATCAGTTAGAGATTGCTAATGTAGCTCGTAGTGCTGATTGGTTAAAACTCACTGCTAGTTCTCAGGGCATGGATAGTCAGTTACTTAAAATAGAAGCATCAGAAGGAGATGAGGGCGAAGAAGAGGGCGAAGCAAATTACATCGGTATTTTGATCGATAGTTTAACCCTCGATGCAAAAATCGTTATCGCTATCTTGGCCGTTATGTTTGCGATCAGTGTCTGGGTCATGTGGTCTAAGGCAGCGCTTGTGTCACGAACTGATAAAGACAACAAAAAATTCTTAGCACGTTTTCAAAATGCTGGTAATGACCTGCTGAGCCTTGATAAAGGCGGGAAGTATCCACATTCGACATTATTTAAACTTTACGCTGCTGGCTTGAGAGAAATACGTAAACGTGAGGTTGCTGGTGAGTCGTTAGCATTAAGTGGGGCATCAATGGATGCAATTAAGGCAGCAATCGATGCTGATTTAGTGCGCGAAACTCAACGACAAAACTCAAGTATGGTGTTGCTCACTATCGCAATTTCCGGAGGACCTTTCTTAGGATTATTGGGAACAGTTGTTGGTGTGATGATTACCTTTGCGGCGATTGCAGAAGCAGGTGACGTGAACGTGAACGCTATTGCTCCAGGTATTGCAGCAGCTTTGCTGGCGACTGTTGCGGGTTTGGGCGTTGCGATTCCTGCGCTGTTTGGCTACAACTATCTGGCTAGCCGAATCAAAAATATCACAATTGCAATGCAGATATTTGTTGATGAATTTGTCACTCGTACAGCTGAACTGTACGGTAAATAG
- a CDS encoding ShlB/FhaC/HecB family hemolysin secretion/activation protein has protein sequence MREHNNYKKSTVIFSLLLLGQALPLYATETPDAISGTDASFSSPVNNLENELVKDAPVKPIDNEEDANYFDILEFQVEGNTKLTAEKIEAAVYPLMGERKTIADVEKARESLEKTYHEAGFLTVLVDIPEQDVDKKIVKLNVTEGKVGRLRVKDSDYYSLGRIKTLAPSVKEGEIPHFPTVQKDIARLNRTSDKRVTPVMKAGKNFGTVDVDLKVEDTLPVHANLELNDRYSQDTSRLRLSGMIKYDNLWQREHSLSLNFLTSPENTDEVKVISANYLMRFDESDALMAFYGVSSKSSVATVGGINILGDGNILGVRLIKPLPSVDNYYHSISLGLDYKDFGQTVVFGGSFDTPITYAPLSASYNGTWQEGVTTTQINTGAIFGLRGVVSEASEFTAKRVGAKPNFFVAKADLQRTQNLPFGFQGFAKVDGQFSGSPLISNEQYLAGGVDTVRGYLEAEASGDQGLHSTLEIRTPTLFRSVSWVQDFRLSAFYDISQLRTIDPTEGQDRTSVLSGAGMGLKVNTSKGFNINLDFAWPLKDSLATKKGDFRSHMRVWYEF, from the coding sequence ATGCGTGAGCATAATAACTATAAAAAAAGTACAGTTATTTTTAGTCTTTTGTTACTAGGGCAGGCTTTGCCTTTGTATGCAACTGAGACTCCTGATGCTATATCAGGCACTGATGCATCTTTTTCATCACCAGTAAATAATCTCGAAAATGAACTTGTTAAAGACGCTCCAGTTAAGCCTATCGACAATGAAGAAGATGCTAATTATTTTGATATCTTAGAATTTCAAGTTGAGGGTAACACTAAGCTTACTGCTGAAAAAATTGAGGCTGCAGTTTATCCGCTGATGGGTGAAAGAAAGACAATTGCAGATGTTGAAAAGGCAAGAGAGTCTTTAGAGAAAACCTATCATGAAGCTGGCTTTCTTACTGTTTTGGTTGATATTCCAGAGCAGGATGTAGATAAAAAGATTGTTAAGCTAAACGTGACAGAGGGAAAAGTAGGTCGTCTACGTGTTAAAGACTCTGATTATTATTCTTTAGGGCGAATCAAGACCTTAGCGCCATCAGTTAAAGAAGGTGAAATCCCCCATTTCCCAACGGTTCAAAAAGATATTGCAAGATTAAACCGCACCTCAGATAAACGCGTAACACCTGTCATGAAGGCAGGTAAGAATTTTGGTACGGTAGATGTTGATTTAAAGGTTGAAGATACATTACCCGTTCATGCAAATCTGGAATTGAATGATCGATATAGTCAGGATACTAGCCGTTTGCGTTTATCTGGCATGATTAAATATGACAATTTGTGGCAACGCGAACATAGCTTATCTTTAAATTTCCTAACCTCACCTGAAAATACTGATGAAGTAAAAGTCATTTCAGCAAACTATTTAATGCGCTTCGATGAAAGCGATGCATTAATGGCTTTTTATGGTGTTAGTTCTAAAAGTAGTGTCGCAACCGTTGGTGGCATTAATATTTTAGGTGACGGTAACATTCTGGGGGTGCGCCTAATAAAACCACTACCATCCGTTGATAATTATTACCACTCAATTTCATTAGGTCTTGATTACAAAGACTTTGGTCAAACAGTGGTTTTTGGGGGTAGTTTTGATACACCAATCACTTATGCACCACTTTCTGCATCTTATAACGGTACATGGCAAGAAGGTGTGACAACTACTCAAATTAACACCGGAGCCATATTTGGTTTGCGTGGTGTGGTTTCTGAAGCGTCAGAATTTACGGCTAAGAGAGTTGGCGCTAAGCCTAATTTCTTTGTCGCAAAAGCTGATTTGCAACGAACACAAAATTTACCATTTGGCTTTCAGGGGTTTGCCAAAGTTGATGGTCAATTTTCTGGATCACCTTTAATTTCAAATGAGCAATATCTCGCTGGTGGTGTTGATACTGTCAGGGGGTATTTGGAGGCAGAGGCTTCTGGGGACCAAGGATTGCATTCAACACTAGAGATTCGCACACCAACATTATTCAGAAGCGTTAGCTGGGTGCAAGATTTTAGATTGTCAGCGTTTTATGACATTTCACAATTAAGAACAATCGATCCAACCGAGGGGCAAGATAGGACATCTGTTTTATCAGGAGCGGGGATGGGGCTAAAGGTAAATACCTCTAAAGGCTTCAATATCAATCTTGATTTTGCTTGGCCGCTTAAAGATAGCTTGGCGACTAAAAAAGGTGATTTTAGAAGCCATATGCGTGTTTGGTATGAATTTTAA